The Acinetobacter sp. GSS19 genome includes a region encoding these proteins:
- the murC gene encoding UDP-N-acetylmuramate--L-alanine ligase encodes MSPSSPADQAKKLIKIPEMRRIKHIHFVGIGGAGMCGIAEVLKNQGYKVSGSDIKASKTTAQLEENGIKVFIGHSAENIQGANVLVVSTAIDPENPEIKTAIENRIPVVRRAEMLGELMRYRHGIAVAGTHGKTTTTSLLTCMLAEEGLDPTYVIGGLLNRTGVNAALGASRYIVAEADESDASFLFLEPMAAIVTNIDADHMDTYGGSFDTLKDTFIQFLHKLPFYGLAVVCGDDANIREILPRVGRPVITYGFGEDNDIRAVDVEQDGMRSHFTVLRKGREPLRLTINQPGLHNVLNALAAIGVATDEGVSDAAISRALEGFSGVGRRFQVQGEFALGEGTVKLVDDYGHHPKEVEATIKAARASHPDRRLVMLFQPHRFSRTRDCFDDFVEVLSQVDQLLLLEVYPAGEKPIVGADSRTLARSLRLRGQVEPILIDPVDENLRNVIQKVLQPNDLLLTQGAGNVGAISVELAQQHLYLK; translated from the coding sequence ATGTCTCCATCAAGCCCTGCTGATCAAGCAAAAAAATTAATTAAAATTCCTGAAATGCGCCGTATCAAGCATATTCACTTTGTGGGTATTGGTGGAGCAGGGATGTGTGGCATCGCGGAAGTATTAAAAAATCAGGGCTATAAAGTTTCTGGTTCAGATATCAAAGCCTCGAAAACCACGGCACAACTCGAAGAAAACGGCATTAAAGTATTTATTGGCCACAGTGCAGAAAATATTCAGGGTGCCAATGTGCTGGTGGTGTCGACCGCAATTGATCCGGAAAACCCGGAAATCAAAACAGCGATTGAAAACCGAATTCCTGTGGTTCGCCGTGCGGAAATGCTCGGTGAATTGATGCGTTATCGCCATGGCATTGCAGTGGCTGGCACGCATGGTAAGACGACGACCACCAGTCTGTTGACCTGTATGTTAGCAGAAGAAGGCCTCGATCCGACCTATGTGATCGGCGGCTTGCTGAACCGTACCGGGGTAAATGCTGCGTTGGGTGCCAGCCGTTATATCGTGGCCGAAGCTGATGAGTCAGATGCATCTTTTCTGTTCCTGGAACCGATGGCCGCAATTGTGACCAATATCGATGCCGACCATATGGATACCTATGGTGGCAGTTTTGATACATTAAAAGATACCTTCATCCAGTTCCTGCACAAATTGCCATTCTATGGTTTGGCTGTGGTGTGTGGTGATGATGCCAATATTCGTGAAATCTTGCCACGTGTCGGCCGTCCGGTGATCACTTATGGTTTTGGTGAAGACAATGATATTCGTGCGGTCGATGTTGAACAGGATGGTATGCGTTCCCACTTTACCGTGTTGCGTAAAGGCCGCGAACCATTACGCCTGACCATTAATCAACCAGGTTTGCATAATGTCCTGAATGCCTTGGCTGCAATTGGTGTCGCGACTGATGAAGGTGTATCTGATGCTGCAATTAGCCGTGCTCTAGAAGGTTTTAGCGGGGTAGGACGTCGCTTCCAGGTGCAAGGTGAATTTGCGCTAGGCGAAGGGACAGTGAAACTGGTGGATGACTATGGTCACCATCCAAAAGAAGTTGAGGCAACCATCAAGGCTGCGCGCGCTAGCCATCCAGACCGTCGTCTGGTGATGTTATTCCAGCCGCACCGTTTTAGCCGTACCCGTGACTGTTTCGATGATTTTGTCGAGGTGTTATCACAGGTGGATCAACTCTTGCTTTTAGAAGTGTATCCCGCGGGTGAAAAGCCGATTGTCGGTGCTGACAGCCGAACTTTGGCACGTAGCTTGCGTCTACGTGGTCAGGTCGAACCGATTCTGATTGATCCGGTTGATGAAAACCTGCGCAATGTCATTCAAAAAGTGTTACAACCAAATGACTTGTTATTAACCCAAGGTGCAGGTAACGTGGGAGCCATTTCAGTTGAATTGGCACAACAGCATTTATATCTTAAATAA
- the gshB gene encoding glutathione synthase, with protein MRVLVVMDPIETVNLKKDSTMAMLWAASRRGHKLGYALQQDLYIEHGKAFGLIAPLNVFEDYNHYYELGEKQKESIAAYDVVLMRKDPPFDMNFVYTTYILEQAEREGAWIINKPQSLRDCNEKLFATQFPELQVPTLVTSQQSLIREFIIEHGDVIVKPLDGMGGMGIFRLFQDGVNIGSTLEMLTEMGKRPIMAQRYIPEIVEGDKRILMVNGEPVPYCLARIPQNGEVRGNLAAGGLGQARPLSENDKMIAAKVGPFLREKGLIFVGLDVIGNYVTEINVTSPTCIREIDAQFGTHIADDLFDVLEAGIQSAG; from the coding sequence ATGCGCGTTCTTGTGGTGATGGATCCCATCGAAACGGTTAATTTAAAGAAAGATTCCACCATGGCCATGCTGTGGGCTGCTAGCCGTCGTGGCCATAAGTTGGGCTATGCCTTACAACAGGATTTATATATTGAGCATGGCAAAGCTTTTGGCCTGATTGCTCCGCTCAACGTTTTTGAAGACTATAACCATTATTACGAGTTAGGTGAAAAACAGAAAGAATCCATCGCGGCTTATGATGTGGTGTTGATGCGTAAAGATCCGCCATTTGACATGAACTTTGTCTATACCACCTATATTCTGGAACAGGCAGAACGTGAAGGGGCGTGGATCATCAACAAGCCGCAATCCTTGCGTGACTGTAATGAAAAACTGTTCGCTACCCAGTTTCCTGAATTGCAAGTACCGACTTTAGTGACGTCACAACAAAGCCTGATTCGTGAATTTATTATTGAACATGGCGATGTGATTGTGAAACCACTCGATGGTATGGGCGGTATGGGGATTTTCCGTTTGTTCCAGGATGGGGTGAATATTGGTTCTACCCTGGAAATGCTAACCGAAATGGGCAAACGTCCGATCATGGCACAGCGCTATATTCCGGAAATTGTCGAAGGCGATAAACGCATCCTGATGGTGAATGGTGAACCGGTACCTTACTGTCTGGCGCGTATTCCACAAAATGGTGAAGTGCGCGGCAATTTGGCTGCGGGTGGTCTGGGACAGGCCCGTCCATTGTCTGAAAATGATAAGATGATTGCCGCGAAAGTGGGGCCATTCTTGCGGGAAAAGGGTCTGATCTTTGTCGGGCTGGATGTGATTGGCAATTATGTCACTGAAATCAATGTCACCAGTCCAACTTGTATCCGGGAAATTGATGCCCAGTTTGGTACGCACATTGCAGATGATCTGTTCGATGTGCTTGAGGCCGGAATTCAATCCGCAGGATGA
- the murG gene encoding undecaprenyldiphospho-muramoylpentapeptide beta-N-acetylglucosaminyltransferase produces the protein MIESKQQPPKRVMMMAAGTGGHVFPALAVAKQLQQQGCQVSWLATPNGMENRLLKQHDIPIYQIDIQGVRGNGVLRKLVAPFKILKATLSAMRYMKQLKIEAVAGFGGYVAGPGGLAARVLGIPVLIHEQNAVAGFTNMQLSRIAKTVCQAFPGTFPESAKIVTTGNPVRQEITEILSPAWRYQQREQAEQPLHILIVGGSLGAQALNERVPAALKQLNMPLKVFHQCGQQQFEATQARYTDAPAQLQVEVSPFIDDMAKAYSEADLIICRAGALTVTEVATAGVAAIFVPLPSAVDDHQTANAKFLANTGAAKICQQASMTSESLADLLKPLMNRQTLSEMAVKARQKAQPDATQHVVSLIQEL, from the coding sequence GTGATTGAGTCCAAACAGCAGCCACCGAAACGTGTCATGATGATGGCCGCAGGGACAGGTGGGCATGTGTTTCCGGCATTGGCTGTCGCAAAACAATTACAACAACAGGGTTGCCAGGTGTCTTGGTTGGCAACACCGAACGGTATGGAAAACCGGCTGTTAAAACAACATGATATTCCGATTTATCAGATTGATATACAGGGTGTACGTGGCAATGGCGTATTACGCAAACTCGTTGCACCTTTCAAGATTTTAAAAGCCACCTTGAGTGCAATGCGCTACATGAAGCAACTCAAAATTGAAGCGGTTGCTGGATTTGGTGGCTATGTAGCCGGTCCAGGTGGTCTTGCTGCCCGCGTATTAGGTATTCCCGTGCTGATTCATGAGCAAAATGCAGTCGCCGGTTTTACCAACATGCAATTGTCACGAATCGCCAAAACGGTTTGTCAGGCGTTCCCGGGAACATTTCCAGAGAGTGCCAAAATTGTCACGACTGGAAACCCGGTCCGTCAGGAAATTACCGAGATTCTGAGCCCGGCTTGGCGCTATCAGCAACGTGAGCAGGCAGAACAGCCCCTGCATATTCTGATTGTTGGTGGGTCACTCGGAGCACAAGCTTTGAATGAACGTGTACCAGCCGCATTAAAACAGTTAAATATGCCACTAAAGGTCTTTCATCAGTGTGGCCAGCAACAGTTTGAAGCCACGCAGGCACGTTATACAGACGCTCCAGCACAGTTACAGGTAGAAGTCAGTCCGTTTATTGACGATATGGCGAAAGCGTATTCGGAGGCAGATCTGATTATTTGTCGTGCGGGTGCATTAACGGTGACAGAAGTCGCCACCGCGGGGGTAGCCGCGATTTTCGTGCCTTTGCCTAGTGCGGTGGATGATCACCAGACAGCAAATGCCAAATTTTTGGCCAATACCGGCGCAGCTAAAATCTGTCAGCAAGCCAGCATGACTTCCGAGAGCCTGGCTGATCTGCTCAAACCATTGATGAATCGTCAGACTTTGTCTGAAATGGCCGTCAAGGCACGTCAAAAAGCTCAACCGGACGCAACCCAGCATGTGGTTAGTCTCATTCAAGAATTGTAA
- a CDS encoding D-alanine--D-alanine ligase, with protein sequence MSNASKFGKVAVLLGGKSAEREVSLDSGQAVLEALLRSGVDAEAFDPQQRSVTELVNYDRAFIVLHGRGGEDGQIQGVLEWLNIPYTGTGVQGSAIGMDKVKTKQIWQGSDLPTAPYRIINKDTDVQELVSSLGLPVIIKPVHEGSSIGMSKVEKIEDFADAIAKATAHDAVVMAEKWITGREFTIVMLNGQALPVIRLEPPQDVAFYDYEAKYNRNDVQYGIPCGLTETEEKQLQDLALRAFQAVGAKGWGRIDAMQDAEGNFWLLEVNTVPGMTSHSLVPKAAKAVGYSFEALCVAILEQTLDAVAH encoded by the coding sequence GTGTCAAATGCTTCAAAGTTCGGCAAAGTTGCCGTGTTATTGGGTGGTAAATCAGCAGAGCGTGAAGTTTCGCTAGATAGTGGTCAGGCTGTGCTGGAAGCATTGTTGCGTTCTGGCGTTGATGCCGAAGCTTTTGACCCGCAACAACGTAGCGTGACGGAACTGGTTAATTATGATCGTGCTTTTATTGTGCTGCATGGTCGCGGTGGTGAAGATGGCCAGATTCAGGGTGTGCTGGAATGGTTGAATATTCCTTATACGGGGACGGGCGTACAGGGTTCTGCCATTGGTATGGACAAGGTTAAAACCAAGCAGATCTGGCAGGGCAGTGATTTACCAACCGCACCTTACCGTATCATCAATAAAGACACCGATGTGCAAGAGCTTGTGTCTAGCTTGGGCTTGCCTGTGATTATCAAGCCGGTACATGAGGGTTCGAGTATTGGCATGAGTAAAGTCGAGAAAATTGAAGACTTTGCCGATGCGATTGCCAAAGCGACAGCACATGATGCCGTGGTTATGGCGGAAAAATGGATCACAGGCCGTGAATTTACTATTGTCATGCTAAATGGCCAGGCACTCCCGGTGATTCGTTTGGAACCACCACAAGATGTGGCCTTTTATGACTATGAAGCCAAATACAACCGTAACGATGTGCAATATGGCATTCCGTGTGGTTTGACTGAGACAGAAGAAAAGCAGTTACAAGACTTGGCGTTGCGTGCCTTCCAAGCGGTGGGTGCAAAAGGTTGGGGCCGTATTGATGCCATGCAGGATGCTGAAGGTAACTTCTGGCTGCTTGAAGTGAATACAGTGCCAGGCATGACCAGTCATTCCTTGGTGCCAAAAGCAGCGAAAGCAGTCGGTTATAGTTTTGAAGCGCTCTGTGTAGCGATTTTGGAACAAACTCTGGATGCGGTGGCACACTAA